In Lates calcarifer isolate ASB-BC8 linkage group LG15, TLL_Latcal_v3, whole genome shotgun sequence, one genomic interval encodes:
- the prox3 gene encoding prospero homeobox 3 — MDSPTDLFGDSAPEIHAFAPALSSTDLPGVHPQPSAGRPPPAFRPPGFPLIHHLLQPGGASRRIGGQLNTTLSTHRHLEDRNLEDDGGERDGQVEQGMEGGEEGVMEEEDSLLEVKKRHSDASLAAEWSQDVLKVKRMKLESRQRDGEADGEASEGGRRREGGREGKRREREELKEQLEEARERLQALQEKVWRAFGEKHMAEEEKKRMRRNGNRGATDRGSRDVGMMEEEDITEGMYDEEDNDSGEMEKESFSLLSASPFDNFHTHKRREERQKEREGRMERGRGGGGGVHLEGMMEGAGLWLDCGGLVRGDWDGGIEDEGEEGGQKFAQALKLELGSAVARVIDRVLRLYTETTDFTPSSPPATISFLPSDVGNDAGRERGGWMGLLTRGRGEEKTRGKEEKMGGQDGEREKQLQKMSNGSIVSPGQSHRTEPSDLTMPLAVQRSPDIRKAHPLLGPPLSAHLNPSHPNLSLHHPSLPRPPPLSHPPLLPPASQPKDPSSSFHPSSSSSSSSSSSFPAPPPPPPPPPPLPLPLLHYSMQQLFSRSLHHTQLAHLPPSRKDYLSSDPFLEFSSHPSSHPSFPPLPLLGHLDPSLARHAHGGRERERGMRGDGGMRGGGGMDGGELYLTAGGTQEGLSPCHLKKAKLMFFYTRYPSSNTLKTYFPDVKFNRCVTSQMIKWFSNFREFFYIQMERFARQAVREALTRDGAPRLGRESQLRVGRDTELYRILNMHYNKSNVYQVPERFIEVSEVALREFYSAIWTGRDSDPCWKKGIYKIVCKLDSPVPDAFRLPGCPVG; from the exons ATGGATTCACCCACAGATCTTTTTGGTGACTCTGCTCCTGAGATACATGCATTTGCTCCCGCTCTCAGCTCCACAGATCTCCCTGGAGTTCATCCCCAGCCCAGCGCAGGTCGCCCTCCTCCTGCCTTTAGACCTCCTGGCTTCCCCCTcatccatcacctcctccagccAGGTGGAGCATCCAGGAGGATCGGAGGGCAACTCAACACAAccctgagcacacacagacacctggAAGACAGGAATTTggaggatgatggaggagagagggatggacaGGTGGAGCAAGggatggaaggaggagaggagggagtcatggaggaagaggacagTTTGTTGGAGGTTAAGAAGAGGCACAGCGACGCCTCGCTCGCAGCAGAGTGGAGTCAAGATGTCTTGAAAGTGAAGAGGATGAAGCTGGAGAGCcgacagagagatggagaggccGATGGAGAGGCCAGCGAGGGAGGCAGGAGGcgcgagggagggagggaggggaagagacgAGAGAGGGAGGAGCTGAAAGAACAGCTGGAGGAGGCAAGAGAGAGACTGCAGGCCTTGCAGGAGAAAGTATGGAGGGCTTTTGGGGAAAAGCAcatggcagaggaggagaagaaaaggatgCGTAGGAATGGAAACAGAGGAGCAACAGATAGGGGAAGTAGAGATGTGGGGATgatggaagaggaggacatAACAGAAGGGATGTATGATGAAGAGGACAATGATAGTGGAGAGATGGAAAAGGAatcattttccctcctttctgCTTCCCCCTTTGATAACTTCCACACCCACAAGCGGAGAGAAGAGaggcaaaaagagagagaggggaggatggagagaggaagaggaggaggaggaggagtgcaCTTGGAGGGCATGATGGAGGGAGCTGGTTTGTGGTTGGATTGTGGAGGACTGGTAAGGGGAGACTGGGATGGCGGGATAGAAGACGAGGGCGAGGAGGGAGGGCAGAAGTTTGCCCAGGCACTGAAGCTGGAGCTGGGCAGCGCTGTGGCCCGAGTCATCGACCGAGTTCTCCGCCTTTACACTGAAACAACAGATTtcactccttcctctcctcctgccacCATCTCTTTTCTCCCATCTGATGTTGGGAATgatgcagggagggagaggggagggtggATGGGACTATtaacaagaggaagaggagaggaaaagacaagaggaaaagaggaaaagatgggaGGGcaggatggagaaagagagaagcagctCCAGAAGATGAGCAATGGGAGCATTGTATCTCCAGGACAGTCACATCGCACTGAACCGTCAGATCTGACGATGCCATTGGCTGTTCAAAGGTCACCTGACATTCGAAAGGCCCACCCACTCCTCGGCCCACCTCTCTCTGCTCACCTAAATCCCTCTCACCCAAACCTCTCCCTGCATCACCCCTCTCTACCtcgccctcctcctctttctcaccCTCCCCTCTTACCTCCAGCCTCACAACCCAAGGACCCGTCCTCCTCCTTCCatccgtcctcctcctcctcctcctcttcctcttcttccttccctgcaccgccccctcctcctcctccgcctccccctctccccctcccgCTGCTGCACTACTCCATGCAGCAGctcttctctcgctctctccacCACACCCAGCTTGCCCACCTGCCCCCATCCCGCAAGGACTACTTGAGCTCCGACCCTTTCTTGGAGTTCTCCTCTCACCCCTCATCTCACCCCTCCTTCCCCCCGCTCCCCTTGCTAGGTCACCTGGACCCCTCCCTTGCTCGTCACGCCCACGGAGGccgggagagggagagagggatgagaggagatGGGGGgatgagaggagggggagggatggACGGAGGAGAGCTCTACCTGACAGCCGGGGGAA CCCAGGAGGGCTTGTCTCCCTGTCATCTGAAGAAAGCCAAGCTCATGTTCTTCTACACACGCTATCCCAGCTCCAACACACTCAAGACGTACTTCCCTGATGTCAAG TTTAACCGCTGTGTGACCTCCCAGATGATTAAATGGTTCAGTAACTTCAGAGAGTTCTTCTACATCCAGATGGAGCGCTTTGCACGACAGGCTGTCCGCGAGGCTCTCACTCG GGATGGTGCACCTCGTCTGGGCAGAGAGAGTCAGCTGCGAGTGGGCCGTGATACAGAACTTTACCGCATTCTGAATATGCACTACAATAAAAGTAACGTCTACCAG GTCCCAGAGAGATTTATTGAAGTGTCAGAGGTGGCCCTGAGGGAATTTTATTCAGCCATTTGGACTGGGAGAGACAGTGACCCCTGCTGGAAGAAAGGGATTTATAAAATTGTCTGTAAGCTTGATAGTCCTGTACCAGATGCCTTCAGACTGCCTGGTTGTCCCGTCGGCTGA
- the snx15 gene encoding sorting nexin-15, translating to MSRKPKEEYYRFFTVTDPRTHEKGYTEYKVTARFVSKRHPEDVKEVVVWRRFSELKKLHGELAYTHRNLFRRQEEFPPFPRAQVFGRFDEAVIEERRKAAEAMLLFSTTIPALYNSPQLKDFFRGGEVTRPLDPTPLASAGALPPPLIPLPKRRASDCEPAEEEEGREAPTLPQDLGTNLGLEEGEPEVAAEAYSEMGGSPREEEREELSDTELDDRVPSPDPSPARNHQLRESQEEFDLLFDSVVEEQVPSPKEEGPPPLSDNDLAVFDPCYKQDRSGSSSDHSELFSLPPTSQDGADMGYLNQAATELTAAMEREKEGEFSSAIRGYRTAVDILITGVQGDPDPVRRESVMRRTAQYLKHAEMLVDRHASPTHTNTSTHTHAQDP from the exons ATGTCACGAAAACCCAAAGAGGAATATTATCGTTTCTTTACCGTTACCGACCCACGCACTCACGAGAAGGGATACACGGAGTACAAAGTGACAGCAAGG TTTGTGTCCAAGCGTCACCCAGAAGATGTGAAGGAGGTGGTCGTGTGGAGGAGGTTCTCAGAGCTGAAGAAGCTCCACGGAGAGCTGGCCTACACACACAGGAACCTGTTCAGAAGACAGGAGGAGTTCCCACCTTTTCCCCGTGCACAGGTTTTTG gAAGGTTCGATGAGGCTGTGattgaggagaggaggaaggcagCAGAAGCcatgcttttgttttccaccaccATACCTGCACTCTACAACAGTCCACAACTCAAGGACTTCTTCAGA GGTGGGGAAGTCACAAGACCTCTAGATCCAACTCCTCTGGCCTCTGCCGGAGCCCTGCCTCCCCCTCTCATTCCCCTTCCCAAACGGAGGGCCTCAGACTGTGAGcctgcagaagaggaggaggggagggaggctCCCACCTTACCTCAGGACCTGGGCACCAACCTGGGCTTAGAAGAGGGTGAACCTGAGGTGGCAGCTGAGGCTTACAGTGAGATGGGAGGCTCTccgagagaagaagaaagagaggagcttAGCGATACAGAGCTGGATGACAGAG TGCCGTCTCCTGATCCATCCCCAGCCAGAAACCACCAATTGCGAGAGTCCCAGGAAGAGTTTGATTTACTCTTTGACTCTGTGGTAGAAGAACAAGTCCCATCCCCTAAGGAAGAGGGTCCACCTCCACTGTCTGATAATGACTTGGCTGTCTTTGATCCCTGCTATAAACaag ATAGATCCGGTTCCTCCAGTGACCACTCAGAATTGTTCTCACTGCCACCAACCAGTCAAGATGGCGCGGACATGGGTTATCTGAACCAAGCAGCAACTGAGCTAACAGCTGCcatggagagggagaaggaaggagaatTTAGTTCTGCCATTCGTGGATACAGGACGGCGGTGGACATATTGATCACTGGAGTACAGG gaGATCCAGATCCAGTACGCAGGGAGTCTGTTATGAGAAGGACCGCCCAGTATCTGAAACACGCTGAGATGTTGGTCGACAGGCACgcctcacccacacacactaacacatctacacacacacatgcacaggacCCATAG